DNA from Gramella sp. MAR_2010_147:
TTTTAACTAAAAAAAAATTACTTGATAAGCAGGTGTTAATATTAAGATCAAAAACTGAAGATTTTAACAAGTTTTCATAAGACAGAAAATTACCTCGTACTATTAAGAATCTTATTTACTTCAATTAATATTCGCCAAGACGCTGTTTAACCGGAGCGTCCTCTACCACATTAGAAAGTATTATATGAGTTCTGGTTTCTCCATAAGTTATAAGTTTATCTATAAGTTTTTCAAGGTGCACCTGATCATAAAGAATTACCTCCATAATAATATTCTCATTGCCGGTAATTCGATAGCAATTAATTACCTCCTTAAAGGTTTTCACGGTTTCTAAAAACGCTTTTAACCTTCCTGTAAAAGCTCTTAGTGTAATAATGGCTCTTAATTGATAACCGGTTTTTTGGTGGGAAAGATTTACTTTATAGGAGCTTATCACACCGGCATCTTCCATTTTCTTAACTCGTTCTGCTACCGCAGGCGAAGTAAGACCTACTTTCCTTCCTATTTCGGAAAAAGAACTTCGCGCATTTTTCTGCAATTCTTCAAGAATTGCCCAGTTTAATTTATCCAGATTCATTTAAAGTAAATTGATTTATTTTATTTTAAATTTAAAGATAAATATAACAATACCTAATAAATTTAAAGACATGTATGCTTTCCGAATAGTAATTTAGAAGAAATTTGCAGCTGTATGTCTTATTTATACACAAATTCTGAAACTCCTCGTCAGGCCTTATATATAAAGGCAAAAGAGATCATGCAAATTTCCAGACACATCTCAGATTATCTTGTTCCAGATCTTGCCGTTTTAAATGAACAGGGTAAGGAAGACAAATATGTATATTTTACAGGAGATATAATTAGGCAGTCTAACTCTCTAATACCTAATATTGTTAAAGCAGAAAATGAATTTTTCCAAGAAGCCAGGATGCAGTATATCAATGCAGTAGGAAATTTAACCGACAGGCTCTACAGAAACTGCGAAAAGCTTGAAATTACCAATAGCAATGGCCGTGAATTTGTAAGAATTCTTAGAAAAGAAATTCAAAAATTTAGAAAGCTTCAACGTATCTGGAAACTTACCCTCTAAGTTTTCCCAATTATATTATACTCCTAAGACTAAAAATAAGCCGAGTTACCTAGCTATAAGGGCTATAGCTAATTTTTACTTACCTTTACTGAAGCTATTTGTAGCTTATTCAAAAAATTACCCTATAAAATTGATAAAGAATGAGTGATCATTGGAAGCGACACCCAAAGTTTAAAGATTTACAGATCAAATTAGATGGGTCTGAAATAAAATACAAAGGAAAATCTTTGAATATTAAAGACCATAAAGGAAAGACCGGAGCTCTAATGAAAAAGGTCTATTTTAATTATTCTCATTACTCTGTCCCAAAATTAATCCTGGAAACTTTTGGTGATCCCATGCCCGAGGGACGGCATTATGCCACTTATAGGGACGGTAACAGAGATAATCTGCATCCAGACAATCTTTACTGGAGCAAAACCCATATAATTTCCAAAGAAAGGAAGTTTGAAAATGATCTTAAATCAAGTAAGTTAACGAAAGATCAAACCTATTCAGCTTTAGTGAGTCATACAAAAGGGATCCCAATATCAAAAATAGCAAAGAACTATAAGGTTTCAGATATGACCGTCTACCGGGCAATTCAACGTCTAAAAAGAAAAATTGGGAAATAGA
Protein-coding regions in this window:
- a CDS encoding helix-turn-helix domain-containing protein, with amino-acid sequence MSDHWKRHPKFKDLQIKLDGSEIKYKGKSLNIKDHKGKTGALMKKVYFNYSHYSVPKLILETFGDPMPEGRHYATYRDGNRDNLHPDNLYWSKTHIISKERKFENDLKSSKLTKDQTYSALVSHTKGIPISKIAKNYKVSDMTVYRAIQRLKRKIGK
- a CDS encoding Lrp/AsnC family transcriptional regulator, with the protein product MNLDKLNWAILEELQKNARSSFSEIGRKVGLTSPAVAERVKKMEDAGVISSYKVNLSHQKTGYQLRAIITLRAFTGRLKAFLETVKTFKEVINCYRITGNENIIMEVILYDQVHLEKLIDKLITYGETRTHIILSNVVEDAPVKQRLGEY